The following nucleotide sequence is from Natronosalvus caseinilyticus.
GGACAGTTTCTCGATCGAGAGGCGCATCTTCGGCACGTCGCCGGTCCAGCCACGGTCGCCGCCGGTGTACTCGAACGTTGGGTCGAGACCGAGTTCGTCGGCGACGATGGCCGCGATGCGGTCGACGGAGGTGGTCGTCCGCGTGCCGAGGTTGTAGGTGTGTATCGCTCCCTCCTCGTCGCCTTCTCTCGAGGTTTCAGCGTCCCCCTCCCCGTCCACTGCGCCGGCGTGGGCGACGACGTGATCGATCGCAGCCAGACAGTCCTCGACGTGCAGGTAGGACTTCTCCTGGCGGCCGTCGCCGAGGATGGTGAGCGTCTCGGGGTCGTCCCGAAGCTTCTCGATGAAGTCGGGGATCACGGCCCCCCGGAGTCGCGGGCCGACGACGTTCGCGAAGCGGACGTTCCAGACGGTGAGCCCGTGGCTGTGGGCGCGCGCCGAGAGGAGCCCCTCGTCGGCGAGTTTGCTCGCACCATAGGCGCTGATCGGCTCGAGCGGGGCGTAGTCCTCGGGGGTCGGCCGGGGTGCTTCGCCGTAGACCGTCGACGAGGAGGTGTAGACGAGTTCGGTAACGTCGGCGTCGGCCATCGCCTCGAGGACCGTCCGGGTCATCCGCGTGTTGTCGTCGAACTGGCCGTGCGGGCGGTCGGTGTCGACGTGTTTCGAGGCCGCGAGGTGGTAGACGCGATCGACGTCGTCGAGGAGGCCCTCGAGTGAGTCGGACTCGGTCAGGTCGACCTCGACGAACGTGGTCTCGGACGGGACGCGGTCGCGGTCGCCGTTCGAGCAGTCGTCGACGACCGTCACCGCCTCGCCGGTCTCGAGCAAGTACTCGGTCAGGTGAGAACCGATGAAGCCGGCCCCGCCCGTCACGAGCGAGTGGCGCGTAGCGCGTTCCATGGCTGGGGTTGACGGGAACGACAGTAATCGCTGCCGGTTCGAGCGGCGGGAACGCCATCCCCCCACCCGACGATCGTCCGGTGAACTTATATAAAAGACGGAGGGCCGGGGCCTCCATTCGCCGCGATCGTCTGCGTCAGAGAGTAGCAAGGTCTGCGGACCCAGGTCGTTCCGTCCGGTGGTTTTAGTAATCTCGAGCGGGTGTTGGAGACGTAGCGCGAGTACACCATAAACGGTATTTTTATATAGAAGGACAAACAATGATTCGAGCGACTATGAGTCAGCGAATGCAACAGGGACAGCCGATGATCGTGATGAGCGAGGACTCCCAGCGCGTCAAAGACCGCGACGCGCAGGATTACAACATCCAGGCCGCTCGCGCGGTCGCGGAGGCCGTACGCTCCACACTTGGCCCGAAAGGGATGGACAAGATGCTCGTCGACTCGATGGGTTCAGTGACGATCACCAACGACGGCGTCACCATCCTGCAGGAGATGGACATCGACAACCCGACGGCCGAGATGATCGTCGAGGTCGCCGAGACCCAGGAGGACGAGGCGGGTGACGGCACCACGACCGCCGTCGCAATCGCCGGTGAGCTCCTCAAGAACGCCGAGGACCTCCTCGAGCAGGAGATCCACCCGACGGCCATCATCAAGGGCTTCCACATGGCCGCCGAGCAGGCCCGCGAGGAGATCGACGACATCGCAACCGAGATCGATACCTCCGACGAGGACCTGCTCAAGAAGACCGCCGAAACCTCGATGACCGGGAAGGGCGCCGAGGTCAACAAGGAGCACCTCGCCCAGCTCATCGTCGACGCCGTCTCCGGCGTCACCGTCGAGACCGACGAGGGGGACAGCGTCGTCGACCTCGAGTTCCTCAACATCGAGACCCAGACCGGTCGCGCCGTCGACCAGTCCGAACTGCTCGAGGGCGCCATCGTCGACAAGGACCCCGTCCACGACAACATGCCGACCGAGGTCGAGGACGCCAGCATCCTCCTGCTGAACGACCCCATCGAGGTCGAGGAGACCGACGTCGACACCGAAGTCTCCGTCACCGACCCCGACCAGCTCCAGAAGTTCCTCGACCGCGAAGAGAAACAGCTCAAGGACAAGGTCCAGCACATCGTCGACCTCGGCGCGGACGTCGTCTTCTGTCAGAAGGGCATCGACGACCTCGCCCAGCACTACCTCGCGAAGGAGGGCATCCTGGCCGTCCGCCGCGCCAAAAAGAGCGACCTCGAGTTCCTGACGGAGGTCGTCGGCGCCTCGATCGTCTCCGACCTCGAGAGCGCATCCGAGGACGACCTCGGCTTCGGTGACGTCACCCGCGACGACGAGGACGGCCTGTTCTACGTCGAGGGCGACGACGCCCACGGCGTCACCCTCCTGCTTCGTGGCTCCACCGAACACGTCGTCGACGAACTCGAGCGCGGCGTCAACGACGCCCTCGACGTGGTCGCCCAGACCGTCTCCGACGGCCGCGTCCTCGCGGGTGGCGGCGCAATCGAGGTCGAACTCGCCTCGCGACTGCGCGACTACGCCGACTCCGTCTCCGGCCGCGAGCAGCTGGCCGTCGAGGCCTTCGCCGACTCGCTCGAACTCGTCCCCCGCGTGCTCGCCGAGAACGCCGGCCTGGACAGCATCGACACGCTGGTCGACCTCCGCGCAGCACACGAGGACGGCGAGATCCGCGCCGGCCTGAACGTGTTCTCGGGCGACGTCGAGGACACCTTCGAGGCGGGCGTCGTCGAACCGGCCCACGCCAAAGAGCAGGCCGTCTCTTCGGCCACCGAGGCGGCAAACCTCGTGCTCAAGATCGACGACATCATCTCCGCTGGCGACCTGTCGACGGACAAGGGCGACGACGAGGAAGGCGCCCCCGGTGCTGGCGGCATGGGCGGCGGCATGGGCGGCATGGGCGGCATGATGTAGAACTCGCCCGACAACACCTACTGCTCGATCGAACCGCCCGCGACCGATCACGTTTTTTGCCTCGACACGTCACCAGCGATCGGCATCGTCGACCGTAGACGGCGGTCGAAAGGGAGCGTCCGTTCCGAAACGGACTCGAGACGAACACCTGCCGAAATCCACCGGGTAACCGCTCCGATTTTATGGCGCTGGACGTCGTAGCCTGACTGATGGACGTCCGGGAGTTTCCCGTCCTGAGTGACGGGGATCGAGCGCTGGTCGACCGGCTCTCGGCGGGCCTCGGCGAGAACGCCGGTCGCGTCCTGGCGTACCTGTTGTGTCGGTACGAGGACTCCGACCTGGAGAACGCTGCGACGTCGACCGCGATCCGCATCGGGACTGGACTGAGCGAGTCTGCGGCCAGGGAGGGACTGGACGAACTCGAGTCGGCGAAGGTCGTCGATCGGACGACCGTTCGAACGGCGTCAGCCGGGCGGCCGCCGAGCGCCTGGTCCGCGAGAGACCGGCCGGTGCCGACGATCCGACGAGCGTTCGACCGACACGCGGACCGGTTGCTCGAGCAGGGGGAACGCTTCGACGGGCACGATGCGGGAACGGATCGCGAAAGGCGCGACGAAAGCGAAACGAAGGCGCACGACGAGTTCGTCGTCGGACTCAACTGGCGGGCGAACGCGCTTCACCTTCCCCTGTTCGCCGCGCGAACCAGCGAAGCCGGAGACCTCGCGATTTCGTTCGAGGAGTACGACGGTTCGAGCGCCGCGGCCCGCGCCGTCGCGACCGGCGACGTCGACGTCGGCGTCGCCGGCGCTGCGACCGTTCTGCGCGAGCGCGCTCTCGGCCACTCCATCGTCCCCGTGGCCGTCCTCTTTCCGCGCTCGACGGCCGTCATCTACGCGACGCGGGAGGCGTTCGGCGGCCCATTCGATCGGATCGACCGACTACGCGGCCGGCGCCTCGGAACGTCGGCGTCCTCGGAGACGGAACTGCTCGGCCGACTCATGCTCGAGCAGGCGGGCGTTCGCGCGGCGGTCGAAATCGTGTCACTCGAGGGCGAAGAGCGGGAGGCGCTGGAAGCGGGGACCGTCGACGCCGTCACGGGAATGTACCCCGACCCGCGGCGCCTCGAGCGGGACGGACGGACGACCGACGCCGTCGCGATCGCGGACCAGTTCCCCGTGTACGGTCCGACGCTGATCGCGACCCGCGACGGACTCGCCGCCGACCGGGAGCGCCTGGCGACGTTCCTTGCCGCGGCGACTGACGGGTGGGCGACCGCGAGGGGCGACCCGTCGGTGGCAGCGGCCGAGACCGCAGAGCGGTCGGCGGAACCGGCCGACCGAATCGAGCGGACGTTCGACCGAGTGGCGGCCCGTTTCGGCGCGACCGAGACGGTGCGAAAGCGAGGGTGGGGGTGGCACTCGCCGGCGGCGTGGCGCGACCTTCGAACTGCGCTTTCCCAGGGCGGGGTGTTCGACCGTGATTGAGGTCGCCGACGTCGCCGTCGCCTACGAGAGCGTGACCGCGATTCGGGACGTCGACCTCGAGGTCGACGCCGGGGAGTTCGTGACCGTCGTCGGGCCTTCCGGGTGCGGGAAGACGACGCTGCTGCGGACGATCGGCGGACTCGAGGAGCCGACCCGCGGGCGAGTGTCGATCGCCGGGCGCGATCCGGCGTCCGCCCAGCGCGAGGCGAACGTCGGATTCGTCTTCCAGCAACACACCCTGTTTCCCTGGAAAACGGCGCTCCAGAACGTGACCTTCCTCCGGACGATGGCGGGCCGAGAACCGGCGACCGACGAGGCGCGGTCGCTGCTCGAGACCGTCGGTCTCGAGGGATTCGAAGGAGCGCGCCCGGCGGCGCTCTCGGGCGGAATGAAACAGCGGGTCGCTATCGCGCGGGCGTTACACCTCGGCGCTGACGTCCTCCTGCTGGACGAACCGTTCGGCGAACTCGACGAGATCACCCGGGACGAACTCGGCGTCGAGATTCGAGAGCTCTGGCACCGGGAGCGCAAGACCGTCGTCTTCGTCACCCACAGCGTTCCGGAAGCGGTCTTCCTGGGCGACCGCTGCGTCGTGATGCGGGACGAACCCGGTCGAATCGAAGCGATCGTTGACGTCGACTTGCCCAGCCCCCGCGACGAGACGGTTCTCAGCTCGCGGGCGTTCCAGGAACGGGTCGCAACCGTACGGGGGATGTTGCACGAGGTCGGCGGCGATGGCGATGAGTGAGCGCGTGCGAACCACGGCGGCGGACGTCCTCTATCCCGTCGGCGCGCTCGCCGTCGGCACCGCGCTCTGGTGGACGACCGTGGCGGTGCTCGAGGTGCCGCCGTTCCTGTTGCCGCCGCCGGACGCCGTCGCGGCGCGGCTCGTCGCGAACCCACACCTCTACCTCCGCAACGCGTGGCTCACGCTCGAGAAGGTAGCCTACGGCGGCGGTCTCGGTGCGCTCGCCGGTTTCGTTCTCGCGATTTTGATCGACTCGCTGCCCTGGTTCCGGCGGTCGGTCTACCCCTACCTCGTGACGGTGCGCGTGGTCCCGAAGATCGCGATCGCGCCGCTGCTGTTGATCTATCTCGGCACGGGGATGGGGACCGCGGTCGTGTTCGTCGCGCTCATCGCGTTCTTCCCGCTCGTCCTCAACACGATAGCCGGACTCGGCCGGACGCCGGAGGAGCAGTTAGACCTGATGCGGTCCGTGAACGCTCATCCGGTCGAGACGTTCGTTCGGGTTCGGCTCCCGTACGCCCTCCCGGACGTGTTCGCCGGGCTCAAACAGTCCACGACGCTCGCGGTCGTGGGGGCGGTGATCGCCGAGTGGCTCGTCGCCGACGGCGGACTCGGCTTCTTGATCCTGCTGGCTGCCGAGAACGTGCGGACCGACACGATGCTCGCGGCGCTACTCGTCCTGCTCGTCGAGGGGCTCGTCCTCTACGGCGGCGTGGTTGCGCTCCAGCGCGGCGTCGATCGGTACGCCGCCGCTTGACGGGACCGCACGATCACGTCGTCCAGACGCGCCGTTCGAGCAGCGCCGGCAGGAGGTAGAAGCCGACGCCGACCAGCGAGAGCACCGCGAGCGCGGCGTAGGACGTCGCGGTCTCGAGCCGCGCCGCGCTGTAGAACACTCGATAGCCGATTCCCGATCGAAGGGTGACGAACTCCGCGACCACTGCCCCCACGACCGCGAGCGTCGCGGCGATCTTGAGGCCCGCGAAGACGCTGGGGGCGGCCACCGGAACTCGAACCCGCAGGAACGTCTCGAGCGACGACGCGCCGACGGACGCCGCGAGGTCGAGGAACGCCGATGGCGTCGAGCGCAGTCCGTCGAGCGTCGCGATCGTCATCGGAAACAGCGTCAGCGTCGCGACGAGCAGCGCCCTCGCGGGGATTCCCCGCCCGAACCAGAGGAACAACAGCGGTGCGACGGCGATCAGCGGCGCGATGCGCAGCGCGACGACGTACGGGAGGATCGTCCTGGCAGCCGATCTCGAGTGGATCATCGCGAACGCGAACACCAGTCCGACGGCGGCGCCCGCTCCCAGGCCGAGCGCGGCCGTCGCGGCGGTGACGGCGGCGTCGGCGAGGAGCGTCGGATACCCTTCGGCGAGCGCCGCGCCGACGTCGATCGGCGAGGGCAGGATGACGGTGGGCACGTCGTAAACGACCGTAACTCCCTGCCAGAGCGCGAGCACGAACGCGAATGTTACGAGCGGCGGTCCGCCACGAGCGAGACCGGGACGGACCCGGTCGGCGACGATCGATCGGCGTTCCGGCGTCGAAATCACCGCTTCCCGGCGGGTGCGCCGTTCGCGGTTCCCGTCGGTCATGACTCGAGGGGCGTTCCGGGCCACGTCGGGCCGGCCGCCAGCGTCGTCGTTGGCACGCCGAATCACTCCATGACGAGGTCCGCGTACTCGCCGATGTACTCGTACTCGGCGTCGAGGTACTCGTTCTCCCATACCGATCCGGGGTCGATCTCGTCCGCGAAGAAGTCAGCGGCGGCAAGCGTCTCGTAGGTCGACTCCCACGGTTCGGGCTCGCTCCACCCCCAGCCGTGCTCGCGAACGGCCTCCGAAATCACGTACTCGGTGCGCATCAGTTCCCACTTCTCGCGCTGGTTCTCGCGGACCTCCTCGAGTTCGGGCTGTGCGTCGACAACGACGTCGATCGCGTCGTCCGGGTTCTGGGTCGCCCAGACGGCGCCTCGAGCAGTCGCACGCAGGAACGCCCGTACCGCGTCCGGGTCGTTTGCCGCGAACTCCTCGCTCGTCGCGACGAGGTGGCCGTACGACGGGACTGCCTCCTGAACCGAGAGCGAGTCGATCTCGACCCCCTGCTGTTCGGCGTCGACGACGTCGCCGAACACGCCCCCCGCGGCGTCGATTTCGCCCGTGAGCACCTGCTGGACGGTGTCGAATCCGCTGTCGACGTACTCGACGGACTCGCGGACGCCGTGGTGCTCGAGAAACGCCTCGGTCATCTGGCGGACCATTCCGGGACCGCTACCGACGGTGGTCCCCGCCAGCTGCAAGGGATCCGACAGTCCGTCGAAGCGCTCCCGGGGCGCGAAAACGACCACCGGGTTGCGCTGCATCACGATACCGACCGCGAGCGGGGAGAGTTCGCGGCTGTTGACGTTGAGGACCTGGTCGCTGCTCGTGATCGCGAACTCGACGTTCCCCAGCCCGGCTTGCTGGGCCGAAAAGTCCGACCCATCGCCGCTCTCGATGGTCACCTCCTCGATCCCTTCCGCCTCGTAGAAGCCCCGATCCGCCGCGACGAAGTACGGCGCGTGAAGCCCGCTCGGATTCCAGTTGAGCAACAGTCCGACGCTGTCGACGTCGGGCTCGAGCGATTCCTGTGCACCCGGACCCCTCTCGGACAGACACCCCGCCAGGACGGTGCTCGCGACTCCTCCCGCCGTCGCCGCGATGATCGTTCGTCTCTCGAGTCCCATGGTACCGATCGACCACCCGGAGGGGTAAAAAACGATTTCGTGGAATGTTTAAATGCCAGCGCCTCATCGAGAGGATTCGTAGCGTTTCATGCTGCTACGCAACACATTCTTGAACGTTTAAGGATTTTTTCTGGAGTAATTACTGGAAGTCGAATCTCGAGAGGTACCGCGGCTCGCGGTCCTGGCGGACGTCCGCATCGCCCGCTCGGAGCAGCCTCGGAGCGCTGCCCTGACGCGCGTCGCGATAGGAGTGGACGATCCGTCGACACCGCTCGTGCTCGCAACCGCCGCGAAGAGGCGCTATCGGACGGAGATGTTCCGGTTCTCGGCCGATTCGGAGAACTCGAGCTCGACCTCGAGTTCCCCCTCGCGGTGCTTCGCGAACTCGATCTCGACTTCGATCGGCTCGCGGTACTCGAACGGAATCTCCCAGTCAGACGCGCTGATCGTCAGCGACGTGTCCGCTTCGATTTGATCGGCGAGTTCGCGCAGGAACGTCGCCGTTTCTCGTCGGGAAAGGTACACCTCGCGCTCGAAGAACCCGTCGGTGATCGTCCGTCGGTCGTCGTCGCGGTCTTCGGGAAGCGTCACACGGTCGCTCATGCAATAGCATAACACGGCTGTTGGCATAAATATGACCGAGTAACCTACGAAAGGATGATGAATTACAAGATAGATGATGTCTAACCACGAGTCGGTGTCATTCCAGTTGGACGTGGACCAGCGTCGATCCAGTCGGACGTTGGGGAGACGTACGGCCAGCGACCGATTCAGCTGTCTACTGGAGACACGGCCGATAGTTGACGGTGTGGAGACGTCGAGCGGATCACTCTAGTCCAACCAGTCGGCTCGCCGTTCGTCTCCGTGTAGGGATTTTCAGCGGAGGACTATACCCGGCATGATAGGTATTTGGTGGCACTCGACGTGCGTGGCCCCATGGTCGGAGAACTGATCGAGGCGTTCGTCGAATCGCAGGGAGCGTGGTTCGCGTACCTCGTCCTGCTCGCCGGGGCGGTCGTATTGACCTACAGCGTCGAGAAGCTCATCAGTTATCTCACTCGAGCGGCGCTCGGGCTCGGGGTGTCCGTCTTCGCCCTCGCCATCGTCTTCACCGGTTTCGAGTTCGACGATACGGCCATCGCGCTCGTCTTCGGGGCAGGTGGGCTGGAGCAGGTTGCGCTCGGAACCGCACTCGG
It contains:
- a CDS encoding NAD-dependent epimerase/dehydratase family protein; protein product: MERATRHSLVTGGAGFIGSHLTEYLLETGEAVTVVDDCSNGDRDRVPSETTFVEVDLTESDSLEGLLDDVDRVYHLAASKHVDTDRPHGQFDDNTRMTRTVLEAMADADVTELVYTSSSTVYGEAPRPTPEDYAPLEPISAYGASKLADEGLLSARAHSHGLTVWNVRFANVVGPRLRGAVIPDFIEKLRDDPETLTILGDGRQEKSYLHVEDCLAAIDHVVAHAGAVDGEGDAETSREGDEEGAIHTYNLGTRTTTSVDRIAAIVADELGLDPTFEYTGGDRGWTGDVPKMRLSIEKLSAIGFEPARSSDEAVRTATRELLAEFE
- a CDS encoding ABC transporter permease yields the protein MTDGNRERRTRREAVISTPERRSIVADRVRPGLARGGPPLVTFAFVLALWQGVTVVYDVPTVILPSPIDVGAALAEGYPTLLADAAVTAATAALGLGAGAAVGLVFAFAMIHSRSAARTILPYVVALRIAPLIAVAPLLFLWFGRGIPARALLVATLTLFPMTIATLDGLRSTPSAFLDLAASVGASSLETFLRVRVPVAAPSVFAGLKIAATLAVVGAVVAEFVTLRSGIGYRVFYSAARLETATSYAALAVLSLVGVGFYLLPALLERRVWTT
- a CDS encoding amphi-Trp domain-containing protein; this translates as MSDRVTLPEDRDDDRRTITDGFFEREVYLSRRETATFLRELADQIEADTSLTISASDWEIPFEYREPIEVEIEFAKHREGELEVELEFSESAENRNISVR
- a CDS encoding ABC transporter substrate-binding protein: MGLERRTIIAATAGGVASTVLAGCLSERGPGAQESLEPDVDSVGLLLNWNPSGLHAPYFVAADRGFYEAEGIEEVTIESGDGSDFSAQQAGLGNVEFAITSSDQVLNVNSRELSPLAVGIVMQRNPVVVFAPRERFDGLSDPLQLAGTTVGSGPGMVRQMTEAFLEHHGVRESVEYVDSGFDTVQQVLTGEIDAAGGVFGDVVDAEQQGVEIDSLSVQEAVPSYGHLVATSEEFAANDPDAVRAFLRATARGAVWATQNPDDAIDVVVDAQPELEEVRENQREKWELMRTEYVISEAVREHGWGWSEPEPWESTYETLAAADFFADEIDPGSVWENEYLDAEYEYIGEYADLVME
- a CDS encoding ABC transporter substrate-binding protein: MDVREFPVLSDGDRALVDRLSAGLGENAGRVLAYLLCRYEDSDLENAATSTAIRIGTGLSESAAREGLDELESAKVVDRTTVRTASAGRPPSAWSARDRPVPTIRRAFDRHADRLLEQGERFDGHDAGTDRERRDESETKAHDEFVVGLNWRANALHLPLFAARTSEAGDLAISFEEYDGSSAAARAVATGDVDVGVAGAATVLRERALGHSIVPVAVLFPRSTAVIYATREAFGGPFDRIDRLRGRRLGTSASSETELLGRLMLEQAGVRAAVEIVSLEGEEREALEAGTVDAVTGMYPDPRRLERDGRTTDAVAIADQFPVYGPTLIATRDGLAADRERLATFLAAATDGWATARGDPSVAAAETAERSAEPADRIERTFDRVAARFGATETVRKRGWGWHSPAAWRDLRTALSQGGVFDRD
- a CDS encoding ABC transporter ATP-binding protein gives rise to the protein MIEVADVAVAYESVTAIRDVDLEVDAGEFVTVVGPSGCGKTTLLRTIGGLEEPTRGRVSIAGRDPASAQREANVGFVFQQHTLFPWKTALQNVTFLRTMAGREPATDEARSLLETVGLEGFEGARPAALSGGMKQRVAIARALHLGADVLLLDEPFGELDEITRDELGVEIRELWHRERKTVVFVTHSVPEAVFLGDRCVVMRDEPGRIEAIVDVDLPSPRDETVLSSRAFQERVATVRGMLHEVGGDGDE
- a CDS encoding ABC transporter permease, which gives rise to MSERVRTTAADVLYPVGALAVGTALWWTTVAVLEVPPFLLPPPDAVAARLVANPHLYLRNAWLTLEKVAYGGGLGALAGFVLAILIDSLPWFRRSVYPYLVTVRVVPKIAIAPLLLIYLGTGMGTAVVFVALIAFFPLVLNTIAGLGRTPEEQLDLMRSVNAHPVETFVRVRLPYALPDVFAGLKQSTTLAVVGAVIAEWLVADGGLGFLILLAAENVRTDTMLAALLVLLVEGLVLYGGVVALQRGVDRYAAA
- the thsB gene encoding thermosome subunit beta encodes the protein MSQRMQQGQPMIVMSEDSQRVKDRDAQDYNIQAARAVAEAVRSTLGPKGMDKMLVDSMGSVTITNDGVTILQEMDIDNPTAEMIVEVAETQEDEAGDGTTTAVAIAGELLKNAEDLLEQEIHPTAIIKGFHMAAEQAREEIDDIATEIDTSDEDLLKKTAETSMTGKGAEVNKEHLAQLIVDAVSGVTVETDEGDSVVDLEFLNIETQTGRAVDQSELLEGAIVDKDPVHDNMPTEVEDASILLLNDPIEVEETDVDTEVSVTDPDQLQKFLDREEKQLKDKVQHIVDLGADVVFCQKGIDDLAQHYLAKEGILAVRRAKKSDLEFLTEVVGASIVSDLESASEDDLGFGDVTRDDEDGLFYVEGDDAHGVTLLLRGSTEHVVDELERGVNDALDVVAQTVSDGRVLAGGGAIEVELASRLRDYADSVSGREQLAVEAFADSLELVPRVLAENAGLDSIDTLVDLRAAHEDGEIRAGLNVFSGDVEDTFEAGVVEPAHAKEQAVSSATEAANLVLKIDDIISAGDLSTDKGDDEEGAPGAGGMGGGMGGMGGMM